A single region of the Lycium barbarum isolate Lr01 chromosome 2, ASM1917538v2, whole genome shotgun sequence genome encodes:
- the LOC132628701 gene encoding GRAS family protein RAM1-like: MAVHTIDNDIHAVAVKDAENFEIPNNLAIPLTEKNMYSYHHEENKENTVLPQASLGILRYKGKEKVNEMNLVMPSHITGSPVLSTTTIMKIAKEQLLHYTSQNYDAYSIIFSPLIADLGPSPQVTEKAEFTLLLLVSAEMLTNQQFGRAKKLLNLCINFSFPTSNPVQRVVYYFAEPLRKRINKGTEIPILRANVDALNPDGMEEVLMDPRIDVIETEQMLPFRKVTQFTGIQTILDCIKLLKRIHLIDLGIKTGSQWTILMQALVGNGECLLELLKITAVGTSLIRMQEIGKRLTSFADTLDLPFSFKTVVSDLQNIKKDLFESKVGEVVAIYADSRLWTLLAWPNHFRSLIQVIKSLDPCVMVVTEIEANTNTPIFIDRFNEALFYYSAIFDSLETCIGWNHQHRAVAQGVYIGKIIENIFTSEGEVMVHRHEKLESWTALFERFGIAETELSHSSLYQAKLLADKSTCHGFCSLEMDGKSLIIKWKGTPIKSLSAWRFPHV; encoded by the coding sequence ATGGCGGTTCACACTATTGACAATGATATTCATGCTGTAGCAGTAAAAGAtgcagaaaattttgaaattcCAAATAATCTTGCTATACCTTTGACGGAAAAAAACATGTATTCATATCATCACGAGGAAAATAAGGAAAACACCGTCCTTCCCCAAGCATCACTGGGAATTCTGAGATACAAGGGTAAGGAAAAGGTGAATGAGATGAATTTAGTTATGCCAAGTCACATAACTGGCTCTCCGGttctatcaacaacaaccatcatgaAAATTGCCAAAGAGCAGTTACTTCATTATACCTCACAGAATTATGATGCTTATTCCATTATATTTAGTCCCTTGATTGCAGATTTGGGTCCCTCTCCTCAAGTTACAGAGAAGGCGGAGTTCACTTTACTGCTTCTAGTTTCTGCTGAAATGCTAACCAATCAACAGTTTGGTCGTGCAAAGAAATTGTTAAACTTGTGCATCAACTTTTCTTTTCCAACAAGTAATCCAGTTCAAAGAGTTGTCTATTATTTTGCTGAACCTCTTCGAAAGAGGATCAATAAAGGGACAGAAATACCAATTTTAAGAGCAAATGTTGATGCATTGAATCCAGATGGTATGGAAGAGGTTCTCATGGATCCTCGAATTGATGTTATTGAGACTGAACAAATGCTTCCTTTCCGCAAAGTAACTCAATTCACCGGAATTCAAACCATCTTGGACTGTATCAAATTATTGAAGAGGATTCATTTGATTGATCTTGGGATAAAAACCGGATCACAATGGACAATCCTAATGCAAGCTCTGGTTGGTAATGGTGAATGTCTCCTGGAACTTCTCAAGATAACAGCGGTTGGAACCTCTTTAATTCGAATGCAAGAGATAGGGAAGAGATTGACATCTTTTGCAGATACCTTGgatttacctttttccttcaaaacAGTTGTATCTGACTTGCAAAATATCAAGAAGGATTTATTTGAGTCAAAGGTTGGTGAAGTTGTGGCAATCTATGCTGACTCGCGTCTTTGGACCTTGTTGGCATGGCCTAATCACTTCCGGTCTCTGATACAAGTTATCAAAAGCTTGGATCCATGTGTAATGGTGGTCACTGAGATAGAGGCAAATACTAATACACCAATTTTCATCGATCGTTTCAATGAAGCATTGTTTTACTACAGTGCAATCTTCGATAGTCTTGAGACCTGCATAGGCTGGAACCATCAGCACAGAGCGGTAGCTCAAGGAGTATATATAGGAAAGATTATTGAAAATATATTCACATCCGAGGGAGAAGTGATGGTTCATCGCCATGAGAAGCTTGAATCTTGGACGGCCTTATTTGAAAGATTTGGTATAGCGGAAACAGAACTGAGCCACTCATCCTTGTACCAAGCAAAGTTACTGGCAGATAAGTCTACATGCCATGGTTTTTGCAGTCTGGAAATGGATGGGAAATCCCTTATTATTAAGTGGAAGGGAACCCCAATTAAGTCACTTTCTGCATGGAGGTTCCCCCATGTCTGA
- the LOC132628702 gene encoding DELLA protein RGL1-like: MVDEIGRRLSSFAAENMSFPFSFKAVVSEMKDLSKDLFKLDTNEVVAVYSEYRLGGMLACPNHLEAVLRLLKSLNPCVMVVIGIEANTNVPIFMDRFNETRFLFAALFDCLEVCMGRDNQYRMTFERFFMRKSIQNIITCEGEERTFRNVKLEVWRPMFEKFGMKETELGESSLCQANLMDNRSAHDFCTMDMDGKGLIIKWKGAPIIFASACKFHHD, translated from the coding sequence ATGGTTGACGAAATAGGTCGGAGATTGTCATCTTTTGCTGCTGAAAACATGTCGtttcccttttctttcaaggcaGTGGTGTCAGAAATGAAGGACCTCAGTAAAGATCTCTTTAAGTTAGATACTAATGAAGTTGTGGCAGTTTATTCAGAGTATCGTCTTGGGGGCATGTTAGCATGCCCCAATCACCTGGAAGCTGTTCTAAGATTACTTAAGAGCCTTAATCCTTGTGTTATGGTTGTCATTGGCATTGAGGCAAATACTAACGTGCCAATCTTTATGGACCGTTTTAATGAAACACGGTTTCTGTTTGCTGCACTTTTTGATTGTTTGGAGGTTTGTATGGGACGAGACAATCAATACAGGATGACATTTGAAAGATTTTTTATGAGGAAGTCCATTCAAAATATTATTACTTGTGAAGGAGAAGAGAGGACATTCCGCAATGTCAAGCTTGAAGTTTGGAGACCCATGTTTGAAaagtttggtatgaaggaaacaGAATTGGGCGAATCATCCTTGTGCCAGGCAAATCTAATGGACAATAGGTCTGCTCATGATTTTTGCACTATGGATATGGATGGAAAGGGCCTTATTATAAAATGGAAAGGAGCTCCAATTATATTTGCTTCAGCCTGCAAGTTTCATCATGATTGA